In Deltaproteobacteria bacterium IMCC39524, the genomic stretch TCTGGTGGTGCCGGGATGCCTACGTTGACCAGCTCTTTACTTAAAGCAGTGATCTGTGGGGCATTTTCAGCGATGGTGCCGACGGCTAAGGTGAAGGGGATGACAAACACCAGAACCAGCAGGCCAATCACGATCATTACGGCAGGGCGACGACCATGAACCTTCTTCTGGATAATCAGCAATAGGGGCCAGGTTGCTATCACTATCATGGCGGCCCATATCAGGGCGGGCAGAAATGGACGCAAGATCCAGAAACAGGCTGCGAGCAGGGCACCAATCAGAACGATGGCGAGGGTGCTTTTGGTCAGGTCTCTCTGAATTGTCTCAGGCATGGAGTCCCCTCAAATAAGTATTGATATTCATAAGTTGCTGTAATTTCGAGGATTGTGGCATAAGTCGAAGTGAATTGCACCTTCTGAATTTGGACTCTTATAGTGGCTTTGGCTGGCAGACCGATTCCGGAACGTCAGCTTTTGCTCCGCATTTAGAGCAGACTACGGTTGGCTTGGAGGATTGCTGGTCGATCTCCATCATCAAGCCCTTCTTGAAGAGTTTACACATGTGGGTTGGGTGCTTTTCAGGTTTCCAGCAGTCTTTGTCTTTTTTGCCCATGTCATTTACTCCGGTATCTGTGGTTTGTTGTGCCTGTAAATTTACCACAGTTATTGCTAGATGTAAGGTGCGGGGGGGTATCTTCTGAAAAGAAAAAGGGCTGTACGGATATGAAACTCTTTATAGTGGGTGTCACAGTGGGTCAGGTTAAGTCTGACCTATTACAAATCAGGCCTAAAAGATTTGACAATGTTTACTCTATTGTTTAGCCCTTTTTGCCCCTCGTTCGTCGTTTTTCAATTTGTGTTAACATGGCCTGAAACTATTCCTGCGAATGATAGGTGCTTGCGATGCATAAGCTGGTTGATCTTCATCTCCATAGCCTTTTTTCCGATGGCATCTTAACGCCTAAAGAGCTGGTTGCCGAAGCAGCTTCTCTCGGTTTGCGCGCAATAGCCTTGGCTGATCATGACAATGTCGATGGTGTTCCGGAAGCGCTTGCAGCAGGGCTCAAGTACGATGTTGAAATTATTCCTGCGGTAGAGCTCTCCGTACAGTGGGAGGAGCTGAGCGATATTCACCTGCTCGGTTATGCCTTTGATCATAAAAACGCAGCCTTGCAGAAGGCGCTTGCTGAATTCAGGGACTTTCGTGCCGGGCGCAGTGAACGCATTCTTGTCAATATCAACCACCGCTTAACAGGAGAGGGACGACAGCCTCTTGATTATGCCGATGTTGCAAAGCGTGCCGGTGGCACCATTGGTCGGCCTCACATCGGTCAGGCCTTGCTCGCAGCAGGTTACGTCAAGGATATGGAAGAAGCCTTCACACGTTACCTGGTCCCTTGCAACGAGCCGAAGAGGTTTTTCCCCCTCGAAGAGGCGATCCAACTGATCCGCGATGCCGGTGGTTGTACGGTCCT encodes the following:
- a CDS encoding PHP domain-containing protein — protein: MHKLVDLHLHSLFSDGILTPKELVAEAASLGLRAIALADHDNVDGVPEALAAGLKYDVEIIPAVELSVQWEELSDIHLLGYAFDHKNAALQKALAEFRDFRAGRSERILVNINHRLTGEGRQPLDYADVAKRAGGTIGRPHIGQALLAAGYVKDMEEAFTRYLVPCNEPKRFFPLEEAIQLIRDAGGCTVLAHPVFIGVSDVRLGELLDIFIGLGLDGVEAYSSGTTNDGIDRYITMARRRNLIVTGGSDFHQPIKGGVEMGKGRGNLKIPYRCVEEIRDVVGKRG